From a region of the Zerene cesonia ecotype Mississippi chromosome 11, Zerene_cesonia_1.1, whole genome shotgun sequence genome:
- the LOC119830247 gene encoding ZZ-type zinc finger-containing protein 3, producing the protein MDNYEEETSDSGGEFAFETDHLALRGNKDYSELLKYIVKLEAQKVQALKDIEGLNESKIKALDDPISFVQSLKSGNLKFPPRQVISDIPRIDWEKYGIDISLESEKSKRAKDEMESGMKVRGRTFTDNKPETFNQLWSCEEQKRLEELLEIYPEEPIEARRYKKIAEALGTRTPLQVMSRIQKYFAKLAKAGLPVPGRAPKYVGKDKHKSMLYKKSTFFPKLHVPVKMEDPNDDSEGPDTVSLETRTGNSLMLDLLKAAKVQRLLDETAPVYQTKTMCVGCQKVGFLGARWTDNAGTDYCTDCLVKLLPAEKLTPIRHPI; encoded by the coding sequence ATGGATAACTACGAGGAAGAAACTTCAGACAGTGGTGGAGAATTCGCTTTTGAAACTGACCACCTTGCTTTGAGGGGGAACAAAGATTACAGTGAATTATTGAAGTATATTGTGAAATTGGAAGCCCAAAAAGTGCAAGCTCTTAAAGATATTGAAGGATTGAATGAGTCAAAAATTAAAGCCTTAGATGATCCTATATCATTTGTTCAAAGTTTGAAATCTGGAAATTTAAAGTTTCCACCTCGACAAGTCATATCTGATATACCAAGAATAGACTGGGAAAAGTATGGTATTGATATATCCCTAGAATCGGAAAAGAGTAAAAGAGCTAAAGATGAAATGGAATCTGGCATGAAAGTCAGGGGTCGGACATTCACGGACAATAAACCTGAGACATTCAACCAGCTTTGGTCATGTGAGGAACAGAAAAGGTTAGAAGAATTATTGGAAATTTATCCAGAAGAACCAATAGAAGCTaggagatataaaaaaattgctgaaGCTCTAGGCACAAGAACACCTCTGCAGGTTATGAGTAGAATACAGAAATATTTTGCTAAACTTGCAAAAGCTGGCTTACCCGTCCCTGGAAGAGCTCCAAAATATGTTGGAAAGGACAAGCATAAAAGTATGTTGTATAAGAAATCAACATTCTTTCCAAAATTGCATGTTCCAGTTAAGATGGAAGACCCCAATGATGATAGTGAGGGTCCAGACACAGTGTCTTTAGAAACTAGGACTGGAAATAGTCTTATGTTGGATCTTTTGAAAGCTGCAAAAGTACAGAGATTGTTAGATGAAACAGCACCGGTATATCAAACAAAGACAATGTGTGTGGGTTGTCAAAAGGTTGGCTTTCTTGGGGCAAGGTGGACTGATAATGCAGGGACCGACTATTGCACTGACTGTTTAGTGAAGCTGTTACCAGCTGAAAAATTGACACCTATCAGACATCCAATTTGA